A window of the Carassius carassius chromosome 36, fCarCar2.1, whole genome shotgun sequence genome harbors these coding sequences:
- the LOC132117165 gene encoding coiled-coil domain-containing protein 152-like — MKKLTAVDLTKLVKDFTQLEHKIIEMKGENNTLEIQLDETSRLLKFSQNKEKQLIEERDGLLETVKGLQQTLHQQCDLRVENESLKNAALQMKKENEAQLKESNTRLQRMAAETKALQDEHQRELEDCDKETQRKLDAKDTELKVAHERYECALDEMRRQMREKEKEIQSQIVKLQMEFGAKLARAQSMSIKSQPQTQASAPHPQNIFKRKLQFIQEEKNKEIEVLRQRVRELEQQSLHGLMDSRLKRRKI, encoded by the exons ATGAAAAAGCTTACTGCCGTCGACTTGACTAAACTCGTCAAAGATTTCACCCAACTGGAGCAT AAAATTATAGAGATGAAAGGGGAAAATAATACTCTTGAAATACAACTGGACGAGACCAGCAGACTTCTAAAATTCTCACAAAACAAGGAGAAACAGTTAATTGAAG AGAGAGATGGGCTTTTGGAAACTGTCAAAGGTCTGCAGCAAACCTTACATCAACAGTGCGACCTCAGAG TTGAAAATGAAAGTCTGAAAAATGCAGCTCTTCAGATGAAAAAAGAAAACGAAGCTCAATTAAAG GAAAGCAATACTAGGCTTCAGAGGATGGCAGCTGAGACGAAAGCCCTACAAGATGAACACCAGAGGGAGTTAGAAGACTGTGATAAAGAAACACAAAGGAAAC tggatGCTAAAGATACTGAACTGAAAGTGGCTCATGAAAGATATGAATGTGCTTTGGATGAGATGAGAAGGCAGatgagagagaaggagaaagaaaTCCAAAGCCAAATCGTTAAACTTCAAATGGAG TTTGGTGCTAAGCTTGCAAGGGCCCAGAGCATGTCCATAAAGAGTCAGCCGCAGACACAAGCATCTGCTCCTCATCCACAGAATATCTTTAAAAGA AAGCTCCAGTTCATTCAGGAGGAGAAAAACAAAGAGATTGAGGTTCTGCGTCAGAGGGTGAGAGAGCTGGAACAGCAGAGCCTTCACGGATTGATGGACTCTCGTCTGAAGAGGAGGAAAATCTGA